TCCTCCGGCGCCGCCGAGGTCAGGAACCCCACGTGCCCGAAGTTCACCCCCAGCACTGGCGTCCCGTGCCGCGCCACCTGCCGCGCCCCGCGCAGCAGCGTCCCGTCGCCGCCCAGCGTCAGCAGCAGGTCCAGGTCGCCGTACATCTCCGGGAGGAGCGGCTCCGCGCCCTCCAGCGGCGCCGAGCCCAGCAGCTCCTTCTCGAAGAAGAAGGCCACCCCGCGGCGGGCCGCGTAGTCGCGGACCCGCCCCAGGGTGGCCTCCAGCTGCTCGTACCGCGCATGCCCGACGACGCCCACGCGCGCGGCGGGGGCGGCGACCCCCACCTCAGGCACTCTCCCGCATCGGCTGGGGCTTCGCCGCGCCCAGCAGCGCGCGGGCGCGGTCCGCGATCCCTGCGGGGGTGAGCCCCAGCTCCGCGAGCAGCTCCGCGCGCTCGCCGTGCTCCACGAAGGCGTCCGGAAGCCCCATGGAGGCGCCCCGCACCTCCGGCCACCCCTCGCCGATGCGCGCCCGCGCGAACGCGCCGAAGCCGTTCGCCACCGTGCCCTCCTCCACCGTGAGCACGTGCGAGTGCGCCGGGAAGAGGCGGCCGAGCATCGCCTCGTCCAGCGGCTTGATGAAGCGCGCGTTCACCACCGTGGCGGAGATCCCCTCCGCGGCCAGCGCCTCCGCCGCCGCCAAGGCCGGGAGCACCATGCTCCCCGTGGCGAGGATGGCGAGCTTCCGCCCCTGCCGCAGCACCTCCCAGGTGCCGGGCTCGATGGCGGGGATCTCCGCCACCGGGCGCACCTCCGCCGGCACCGCGTCGCGCGGCCAGCGGAGGCAGAAGGGGCCGCCCTGGTGCTCCAGTCCCAGCCGCAGCAGCGCGACCATCTCCTCGCCGTCCTTGGGAGCGGTGATCGTCATCCCCGGGACGGCGAGCATGTAGGCGATGTCGATGCCGCCGTGGTGCGTGGGGCCGTCGTCGCCCGCGATTCCCGCGCGGTCCATGCAGAACACCACCGGGAGGTCCTGGAGCGCGACGTCGTGCACGATGGAGTCGTAGGCGCGCTGCAGGAAGGTGGAGTAGATCGCCACCACCGGCTTGATCCCCTGCGTCGCCAGCCCCGCCGCGAAGGTCACCGCGTGCCCCTCCGCGATCCCCACGTCGAAGAAGCGCTCCGGGTGCGCCTTCTGGAACACGTCCGTGCTCGTCCCCGTCGCCATGGCCGCGGTGATCGCCACCACCTCCGGACGCTCGCGCGCCAGCTCCGTCAGCGCCTCGCCGAACACGTTCTGGTAGCGCGGCAGCCCGCCGGCCGACTTCTTCAGCGGCGCGCCCGTCGCCTTGTCGAAGAGCGCCGCCGCGTGCCACTTCACCTGGTCCTCCTCCGCGGGAGCGAAGCCCTTCCCCTTGGTGGTGGCCACGTGCACCAGGCGCGGGCCCTTCATGTCCCGCACCGCCTCCAGGGTCTCCACGAGCTGGTCGACGTCGTGGCCGTCCACCGGGCCCACGTA
The nucleotide sequence above comes from Longimicrobiaceae bacterium. Encoded proteins:
- the dxs gene encoding 1-deoxy-D-xylulose-5-phosphate synthase: MSLLDSIQSPADVRALPAERLAALADEVRDRILDIVSEHRGAHFGSNLGTVELTIALHRVFDTPRDQLIWDVGHQAYPHKILTGRNDRMPSIRRRHGLSGFLRRDESEYDVFGAGHAATSISAACGIAAARDLRDQDFEVIAVIGDGSMTCGLAYEALNNAGDTDRDLIVILNDNQMSISPNVGALHKYLGVHKKLTDIRTSPLYNKVREEVKRLVHAAPRMGTLGEMMEHFAVRADSGLKGMFVPGMIFEELGFRYVGPVDGHDVDQLVETLEAVRDMKGPRLVHVATTKGKGFAPAEEDQVKWHAAALFDKATGAPLKKSAGGLPRYQNVFGEALTELARERPEVVAITAAMATGTSTDVFQKAHPERFFDVGIAEGHAVTFAAGLATQGIKPVVAIYSTFLQRAYDSIVHDVALQDLPVVFCMDRAGIAGDDGPTHHGGIDIAYMLAVPGMTITAPKDGEEMVALLRLGLEHQGGPFCLRWPRDAVPAEVRPVAEIPAIEPGTWEVLRQGRKLAILATGSMVLPALAAAEALAAEGISATVVNARFIKPLDEAMLGRLFPAHSHVLTVEEGTVANGFGAFARARIGEGWPEVRGASMGLPDAFVEHGERAELLAELGLTPAGIADRARALLGAAKPQPMRESA